The following coding sequences are from one Triplophysa dalaica isolate WHDGS20190420 chromosome 12, ASM1584641v1, whole genome shotgun sequence window:
- the cicb gene encoding LOW QUALITY PROTEIN: protein capicua homolog (The sequence of the model RefSeq protein was modified relative to this genomic sequence to represent the inferred CDS: inserted 3 bases in 2 codons), which yields MRPPKKQRGRSPLSPRGKGARKCAGKLDGLSRTTQSALSPQKHAPSKADSAQDKQIKSSNIPNRVGLREQIRERTVETSKTEENIIIVNKTKSPKNMNTNSLTESTDSLKNALESNAHENVNSNSTDICITKTQNCTSTNSKGSNQQANSTSSNTQNTNTTANSVNKSNSISANHISTTPSSRKTATFKSRVPKKKYMYEHQASITSPIGLTLSTAPLTLYSNHLTSSHTPVTQNSTDVLRNNVAKTDSSDLEISESSSKEIVKIPSTESQKGDETLGNLLKNQMPFAGQKVVQTVEADGYGEQAPNSVRSSSTDTASEHSLDLEVLEPSGVQLSLGSHVRMSKRLPSNNSTLPVLQIEQVGSDAIAEALAKGLKNQRVLARRRPRTNVKEIEKLIKECVFVCGVVRGSSREQLNVELQVDGERMLLPYPFHTLVSRPHQPIDLILDAPPPGNEPVEVGTHVCVPYGGDKGKECFREGVVAQLDSHSGVACPYMVLLQEGLEQKKEMCSSEEASSSKTVWVARQNLRLLVPPWDGVMKEKVREEREHRDEMEVEQELCQLSEGLDLGTAGLLRENSRFPSSEVHHYGSTQLSSSTSPAVVMVAKNMVSIAASRDSEGTGNRERVRDREHERNQLQTPEVDMEVLQLNMAPLREVGGSLVSAGPKGGPNQHRQILSKPPGYPSPLTVMRGISGTSLGSPHPTPSPALLGSDGGISHHVQPSVPPSPNSRGSLTPLEKTPTPSQTSTPVPGSSASSSASSSRSRTPLSANQQKYKKGDVVCTPNGIRKKFNGKQWRRLCSREGCMKESQRRGYCSRHLSMRTKEMEGAVGERGSGGGGGSSSGTVTPSDLRGRASSEFDWDETSRDSSETSSRGTDSRPRLGLPSLLAQDFSRFDFDECEAATMLVSLGSSRSVTPSFSPISNQSPFSPTPSPSPSPLFGFRPANFSPITASPVLPPRRHRQPSGTNTGTPKHGAGGLERDKDRNLPGIVPSFHTSLTFTVPMSPGKRRTDAPPPSTSLSQEFVKHDQEQISHDPSLVTNVCIITPQTPTVTLPQRLPSTTASSTPTSPLGLEAGSLQTAHQPLRDSPVIVRNPEVPLVKFTELPLARVADVDRTSYTENNQNGVQSVTGLQVPVPINAASTNGPVLLQNPTSTLVLVSTTSSIPNTAGLSMQSSATLACISVPSPATRPGLIAADCGGGQDKNGPVMVQQPVPCHPAPTALLPLILPTETLHPVPCKDIIMGRPGTVWTNVEPRSVPVFPWHSLXPFLAPTQSDPSAQPGEGQQTVSHPQTASLKKESQSGSVLKEIIEGAPAPXPHAPAPSADELPLEREKDAERERPDSETESDVDDPFFPVVLPDPPISASPGKRRSQSLSALPKDDKTSPGKREKDHIRRPMNAFMIFSKRHRALVHQRHPNQDNRTVSKILGEWWYALGPKEKQKYHDLAFQVKEAHFKAHPDWKWCNKDRKKSSSEGRGVPGGKDIRERSMSETTEPPNVSLGSELKGVGPGMVSVSERGGAEGHAQLPRPRAFSQSAMHNLERSDRGNPQALAELAQMCGDGGQVSGRGALSQSHRGVSEDMTSDEERMVICEEEGDDDVIEDSYPASSIDLKCKERVTDSDSENGSGDEGERKRVFAPVICSSSYGPGHGRSVSLSSYPTSRRFGDAPLKRKRIIEGGDGERREGEGSMSQSLPQYSVGQSILVSSGGGVSSVLGAVRVASTVVTNVVRPVISTPVPIASKSSHDWKPAPPQTQLFIGPGAAGNALTPGAGGGGYYSSTSHSHVSASAGQGGLVTNLVLGGTFQAPPAVQLVTPPLQNSASPVSASLTHSNGPLPMLQPHILPSASLVPSSGQKPITQVQYILPTLSTNHPKSPSPQQASQPTSIFTLPTALPTHASLANGKQSGYVSNPALGMVGPGARVQTQSPVLQGKMLVPMATVRAAPAPSQQFPLVAPPLPVQNGAQAGSKIIQIAPMPVVQSQLPSAGPVQPGSPFSVTMATATVVAPGSTPSQTVLLPPPPTRITYVQSTPGVPSPLPLVPTTTGSSSQTASGTPGSTYVQSPLATFATIAHPGQPSLLAPAQSPGAPHAPVITAIYTPTSVTLATGVVSMGTVSPSVVYPVSSPSPHILPKHTTATTSVSSVTSDRLGNVSSNSERQPHQDRQHPDGIYQQPSDRQPEKVSLSQAEKSYHVPSKTSSSFAPPPGSSVPLQPRSPAPLSHSGSAPGTPKLITARPPQKVKATVANIPVGSYDGGGRGKERDREKEREREKEKESGSRFTFDIDKASETNSPAAIPPEEGTVERTAHPGVEGSATSGLGKEANAKEAEWKDSCPSSPLPPPSGSDPAHPQPSSDKDAQPTKKVKARPPPLKRPFDSVDRVLSDVYFEERFAELPEFRPEEVLPSPTLQSLATSPRAILGSYRRKRKNSTDLDSSTEDPVSPKRKSRRRSSCSSEPNTPKSAAKCEGDIFTFERPDGEDMLGELEFDKVPYSSLRRTLDQRRALVMQLFQEHGFFPSAQATAGFQARYSDIFPTKVCLQLKIREVRQKIMQTAAPSESAASDLASLPGPSGASGEGGGMDPLEKETERDVEQNSPEEPRNAGDSQDSTR from the exons ATGAGGCCACCCAAGAAACAGAGAGGACGCTCTCCCTTATCGCCAAGAGGAAAAGGAGCAAGAAAATGTGCAGGCAAGCTTGATGGACTTTCAAGAACAACACAGTCTGCACTTTCACCCCAGAAACACGCTCCTTCTAAAGCAGACAGCGCTCAGGACAAGCAAATCAAGAGTAGCAACATCCCAAACAGGGTGGGGCTAAGAGAACAAATAAGAGAAAGGACAGTGGAAACATCGAAAACTGAGGAGAACATAATTATAGTGAATAAGACAAAAAGCCCCAagaacatgaacacaaacagtttaacAGAGAGCACAGACTCATTGAAGAATGCACTTGAAAGCAATGCACACGAAAATGTAAACAGTAATAGCACAGACATAtgtattacaaaaacacaaaactgtacTAGCACAAACAGTAAAGGTAGCAACCAACAAGCAAACAGTACTTCTAgcaatacacaaaacacaaatactACAGCCAATAGTGTAAATAAAAGTAACTCTATCAGTGCCAACCACATTTCCACAACACCCTCCAGTCGAAAAACAGCCACTTTCAAATCCAGGGTGCCCAAGAAGAAATACATGTATGAACATCAAGCTTCCATTACCTCTCCCATTGGTTTAACCCTGTCAACTGCTCCTCTCACACTTTATAGCAACCATCTAACTTCATCACACACCCCCGTTACTCAGAACAGTACTGATGTGCTCAGAAACAATGTGGCTAAAACAGATAGTTCTGATCTGGAAATTAGTGAGAGTAGCAGTAAAGAAATAGTCAAAATTCCAAGCACAGAATCTCAAAAAGGAGATGAAACTTTGGGTAATTTGTTGAAAAATCAAATGCCCTTTGCAGGACAAAAGGTAGTTCAAACAGTGGAAGCAGATGGATATGGGGAGCAGGCCCCAAATTCGGTGCGCTCTTCATCTACAGACACAGCCAGTGAACACTCTCTGGATCTAGAGGTACTTGAGCCCTCTGGCGTGCAGCTCAGTTTGGGCAGTCATGTAAGGATGTCAAAAAGACTGCCGTCTAACAATTCAACACTGCCTGTACTGCAAATTGAGCAGGTAGGTTCTGACGCAATAGCAGAAGCTCTAGCTAAAGGACTGAAAAACCAAAGAGTGCTAGCAAGAAGGCGACCAAGAACTAATGTAAAAGAAATCGAGAAGCTAATCAaggaatgtgtatttgtttgcgGTGTGGTGCGTGGGTCCAGTAGAGAGCAGCTGAATGTAGAATTGCAGGTTGATGGAGAGAGGATGCTGCTTCCATATCCATTTCATACATTAGTAAGTCGCCCGCACCAACCCATTGACCTCATTTTAGACGCCCCACCCCCAGGCAATGAACCTGTGGAGGTTGGGACGCATGTTTGTGTGCCTTATGGAGGAGATAAAGGTAAAGAGTGCTTCAGAGAAGGTGTGGTGGCTCAGTTGGACTCTCATTCAGGTGTTGCATGCCCCTACATGGTGCTTTTGCAGGAAGGGTTggagcaaaagaaagagatgtGCAGCAGTGAGGAGGCATCAAGTTCTAAGACTGTGTGGGTGGCCCGCCAAAACCTGCGTCTCCTTGTTCCGCCATGGGATGGGGTTATGAAAGAGAAAGTGCGAGAGGAGAGGGAACACAGGGATGAGATGGAGGTGGAGCAGGAACTATGTCAGTTAAGTGAGGGACTGGATTTGGGAACTGCAGGTTTGCTCAGGGAGAACAGCAGATTCCCATCTTCAGAGGTTCATCACTATGGAAGCACACAACTTTCATCTTCCACTTCACCAGCAGTTGTAATGGTAGCAAAAAATATGGTTAGTATAGCAGCTAGTAGGGACAGTGAGGGAACAGGAAATAGGGAAAGAGTTCGAGACAGGGAACATGAGCGAAATCAATTGCAGACCCCAGAGGTGGACATGGAGGTTTTGCAGCTTAACATGGCACCACTCAGAGAAGTTGGAGGATCCTTAGTCTCAGCGGGACCTAAAGGGGGACCTAATCAGCACAGACAAATTCTTTCCAAACCTCCTGGGTATCCAAGTCCACTTACAGTGATGCGAGGCATCTCTGGGACATCTTTAGGAAGTCCCCATCCAACCCCATCACCTGCACTTTTAGGGTCTGATGGAGGGATCTCTCACCATGTGCAACCCTCTGTGCCTCCTTCCCCTAACTCTAGGGGGTCTTTGACACCTCTTGAGAAAACTCCTACACCTTCACAGACCTCCACCCCTGTTCCCGGGAGTTCTGCCTCATCTTCTGCTTCTTCCTCACGATCAAGGACTCCTTTGTCAGCTAATCAACAGAAATACAAGAAAGGTGATGTAGTCTGTACGCCTAATGGAATCCGTAAAAAGTTCAATGGGAAACAGTGGCGGCGCTTGTGCTCCAGGGAAGGTTGCATGAAAGAGTCCCAGCGTCGTGGCTACTGTTCCCGCCACCTTTCCATGCGTACCAAAGAAATGGAGGGAGCagtgggagagagaggaagTGGAGGAGGTGGAGGGAGCAGCTCAGGGACCGTTACCCCTTCAGATCTGCGGGGTCGTGCTAGCAGTGAATTTGATTGGGATGAGACTTCAAGGGACAGTAGTGAGACAAGCAGCCGGGGTACTGACTCTCGGCCACGTCTTGGATTGCCATCACTGCTTGCTCAAGATTTCTCTCGCTTTGACTTTGATGAATGCGAGGCTGCAACTATGCTGGTATCCCTAGGTAGCTCAAGGTCTGTAACACCCTCATTTTCACCAATTTCAAATCAGTCCCCATTCTCACCTACACCTTCCCCATCTCCTTCACCACTATTTGGTTTTCGCCCTGCAAACTTCAGCCCTATCACTGCCTCTCCAGTCCTTCCTCCCCGCCGCCATAGACAACCCAGTGGTACCAACACTGGTACTCCGAAACACGGGGCAGGAGGTCTAGAGAGGGACAAGGACAGAAATTTGCCTGGTATTGTGCCATCCTTCCACACCAGTCTAACCTTCACTGTACCTATGAGCCCGGGTAAACGCAGGACGGATGCCCCACCTCCCTCAACTTCACTGTCACAAGAATTTGTCAAACATGATCAGGAACAAATCAGTCATGACCCCTCACTTGTAACAAATGTCTGCATTATCACTCCTCAAACACCTACTGTCACACTCCCCCAAAGACTTCCTTCAACCACTGCCTCTTCTACACCAACTTCTCCCCTAGGCTTAGAAGCGGGTTCACTACAAACAGCTCATCAACCTTTGAGGGACTCTCCAGTAATAGTAAGAAATCCTGAGGTTCCTCTTGTAAAGTTTACAGAACTTCCACTGGCTAGAGTTGCTGACGTGGACAGGACCAGTTACACGGAAAATAACCAAAATGGTGTACAGTCTGTTACAGGACTACAGGTTCCTGTACCAATTAACGCTGCTTCCACCAATGGACCAGTTTTACTTCAAAACCCCACCTCAACTCTTGTTCTAGTGTCTACTACCTCTTCCATCCCAAATACTGCTGGTCTATCCATGCAATCCAGCGCCACCTTGGCTTGCATATCAGTGCCTAGCCCTGCCACACGGCCTGGTCTCATTGCAGCAGATTGTGGAGGAGGACAGGATAAGAATGGTCCGGTGATGGTGCAGCAGCCTGTCCCCTGTCATCCTGCTCCCACTGCGTTGCTGCCGCTCATACTTCCTACAGAGACCCTGCATCCTGTGCCATGCAAAGACATCATCATGGGGCGGCCTGGAACTG TGTGGACTAATGTTGAGCCCAGATCGGTTCCAGTGTTTCCTTGGCATTCAT GTCCCTTTCTGGCACCCACCCAATCAGATCCATCAGCTCAACCTGGTGAGGGCCAACAAACTGTCAGTCATCCACAGACAGCCTCTCTGAAAAAAG AGTCTCAGAGTGGGTCAGTTCTGAAGGAGATTATAGAGGGAGCACCAGCCCC TCCTCACGCCCCTGCTCCCTCAGCCGATGAACTGCccctggagagagagaaggatgCAGAGAGGGAAAGACCAGACAGCGAAACGGAAAGTGACGTGGATGATCC GTTTTTCCCTGTTGTTCTTCCTGATCCGCCAATCTCTGCGTCTCCTGGAAAGCGTAGATCTCAGTCCCTCAGTGCATTACCCAaagatgacaaaaccagtcctGGCAAG AGGGAAAAAGATCACATCCGAAGGCCCATGAACGCATTCATGATCTTCAGCAAGCGCCATCGTGCGCTGGTTCATCAGAGACACCCAAACCAGGACAACCGAACGGTCAGCAAGATACTTGGGGAATGGTGGTATGCACTGGGAcccaaagaaaaacaaaaataccacGATCTTGCTTTTCAG GTGAAGGAGGCACACTTCAAGGCACATCCTGATTGGAAGTGGTGTAATAAGGACAGAAAGAAATCCAGCAGTGAGGGGCGTGGTGTTCCAGGGGGCAAAGACATCCGTGAGAGAAGCATGTCAGAAACCACAG AACCTCCAAATGTTTCATTGGGGTCGGAGCTCAAAGGGGTGGGGCCTGGCATGGTGAGCGTGTCCGAGCGGGGTGGAGCTGAGGGACACGCTCAGCTCCCCCGTCCCCGTGCTTTCTCTCAGAGCGCCATGCATAATCTGGAGAGAAGTGACAGAGGCAACCCGCAAGCTCTGGCTGAGCTCGCACAG ATGTGTGGTGATGGGGGTCAGGTTTCTGGGCGGGGTGCTCTCTCTCAATCGCATAGGGGGGTGAGTGAAGACATGACAAGTGACGAAGAGCGTATGGTCATCTGTGAGGAAGAGggagatgatgatgtcatcg AGGACTCATACCCGGCAAGCTCCATTGACCTGAAGTGTAAGGAGAGGGTGACAGACAGCGACAGTGAAAATGGATCTGGAGATGAAGGAGAACGCAAG AGAGTTTTTGCTCCAGTGATTTGTTCCTCGTCGTATGGTCCTGGTCATGGTCGCAGTGTGTCTCTGTCATCCTACCCCACCTCCAGACGCTTCGGCGATGCTCCCTTAAAGAGGAAGCGGATCATAGAAGGAGGTGATGGAGAACGAAGGGAAGGTGAAGGAAGCATGTCTCAGTCTCTCCCCCAGTACTCTGTGGGTCAGTCCATCCTAGTCAGTTCTGGCGGGGGGGTATCGTCAGTACTAGGTGCAGTGAGAGTAGCGTCCACCGTCGTCACAAACGTGGTGCGTCCAGTCATCAGCACGCCGGTGCCAATCGCCAGCAAATCCTCGCACGACTGGAAACCTGCTCCACCCCAGACGCAACTTTTCATCGGACCCGGCGCCGCAGGAAATGCCTTGACACCTGGCGCTGGGGGGGGTGGGTACTATTCCTCAACATCGCACAGTCATGTAAGTGCATCAGCAGGTCAAGGGGGACTGGTGACTAATCTAGTTTTGGGAGGCACGTTCCAAGCCCCGCCTGCTGTGCAGCTTGTCACGCCTCCTCTGCAAAACTCTGCCTCGCCTGTGTCGGCTTCACTTACTCATAGTAATGGTCCACTGCCCATGCTGCAGCCGCACATTCTGCCCTCTGCCTCATTAGTGCCCTCTTCAGGCCAAAAACCAATAACACAAGTTCAGTACATTCTCCCTACCCTCTCAACCAACCATCCCAAGAGCCCCTCCCCTCAGCAGGCCAGTCAGCCAACCAGTATCTTCACCCTACCTACTGCTCTGCCCACTCATGCCTCACTGGCCAATGGGAAGCAGTCGGGGTATGTCTCCAATCCTGCGTTGGGTATGGTTGGCCCAGGAGCTAGAG TGCAAACACAGTCCCCAGTCTTGCAGGGCAAGATGCTGGTTCCCATGGCAACAGTGCGGGCTGCTCCTGCCCCTTCCCAGCAGTTTCCCTTGGTAGCCCCTCCTCTTCCTGTTCAGAATGGAGCACAGGCTGGAAGCAAG ATCATTCAGATCGCTCCAATGCCTGTCGTCCAATCGCAACTACCCTCTGCCGGACCAGTGCAACCTGGGAGCCCGTTTTCTGTTACTATGGCAACTGCTACAGTGGTCGCCCCAGGCTCTACCCCGTCTCAGACGGTGCTGCTACCGCCCCCACCTACAAG AATCACTTATGTACAGTCTACTCCTGGGGTTCCCTCTCCTTTGCCATTAGTTCCCACAACAACAGGCTCGTCCTCTCAGACGGCTTCAGGAACACCTGGATCGACTTATGTACAATCACCCCTGGCAACTTTTGCAACCATTGCTCATCCAG GTCAGCCGTCGCTGCTGGCCCCAGCCCAATCTCCCGGTGCCCCTCATGCACCAGTCATCACCGCCATCTACACCCCCACAAGTGTTACATTGGCGACTGGTGTGGTGTCCATGGGCACGGTGTCACCCAGTGTTGTGTACCCAGTGTCTAGTCCATCTCCCCACATCCTTCCTAAACACACCACAGCAACAACCTCCGTGTCATCTGTGACCTCAGATAGGCTGGGGAACGTGTCATCAAACTCTGAGCGTCAGCCGCACCAGGACCGGCAGCATCCGGACGGCATCTACCAACAGCCCTCTGACAGACAGCCAGAgaaggtctctctctctcaggcggAGAAATCGTACCATGTCCCCAGTAAAACCAGCAGCTCATTTGCGCCCCCACCAGGCTCCTCAGTGCCACTGCAGCCTCGGAGCCCTGCTCCCCTCTCTCATTCTG GCAGTGCTCCTGGGACTCCAAAACTGATCACAGCAAGGCCTCCTCAGAAGGTGAAAGCCACAGTGGCCAACATCCCCGTGGGGAGCTATGATGGAGGAGGGAGAGGAAAAGAGAGGGACAGGGAGAAAGAGCGAGAACgagagaaggagaaagagagtGGGAGTCGATTCACATTTGACATAGACAAAGCAAGTGAGACGAACTCTCCTGCTGCCATCCCACCGGAGGAGGGCACAGTGGAACGCACTGCCCACCCTGGAGTGGAGGGAAGTGCCACCAGCGGGCTTGGCAAAGAGGCAAACGCCAAAGAG GCTGAATGGAAGGACTCCTGCCCTTCCTCTCCGTTACCTCCTCCCTCTGGATCAGATCCTGCCCACCCTCAACCTTCCAGCGATAAAGATGCACAACCCACTAAAAAAGTCAAGGCCCGCCCTCCACCACTCAAACGCCCGTTTGATTCTGTTGACAG GGTCCTGTCAGACGTGTACTTTGAGGAGCGCTTTGCAGAGCTGCCTGAGTTCCGTCCAGAGGAGGTTCTGCCTTCTCCAACCCTACAGAGTCTTGCCACCTCTCCGCGAGCCATATTGGGCAGCTACcgcagaaagagaaaaaactcCACTG ACCTGGACTCATCCACAGAAGATCCCGTCTCTCCTAAAAGGAAAAGCCGTCGCAGATCCAGCTGCAGTTCAGAGCCCAACACACCTAAAAGTGCTGCCAAGTGTGAGGGGGACATTTTCACCTTTGAAAGGCCAG ATGGAGAGGATATGCTAGGGGAGCTGGAGTTTGATAAGGTGCCCTACTCCTCTCTTAGGAGGACTCTTGATCAAAGGAGAGCTCTTGTCATGCAGTTATTTCAAGAGCATGGATTCTTCCCCTCAG CTCAAGCTACCGCTGGGTTCCAGGCGCGATATTCTGACATCTTCCCCACAAAGGTGTGCTTACAGCTCAAGATCCGTGAGGTCCGACAGAAGATCATGCAGACGGCAGCTCCTTCAGAATCGGCCGCCTCAGACCTTGCTTCATTACCGGGACCTTCCGGGGCATCCGGTGAAGGAGGAGGGATGGATCCGCTGGAAAAAGAAACAGAGCGAGATGTTGAGCAGAACAGCCCAGAGGAGCCCAGAAACGCTGGCGATTCACAGGACTCCACCAGATGA
- the znf526 gene encoding zinc finger protein 574 yields the protein MSDQEYIEHQYMCSECQQLFNTLEEVLVHQQIHTGAEGDETEVLASHEDYETGESQYQCLECGAILRNPDELLAHQELHMREAGQELCEVTEMVGASGEVPIQYQCLECLALFDRPELWMAHRQSHSRSSTHSTLSTETEFVLQPDGSVTQLQSHNVQNLILDEQRAGQILTLAQALRNQETPSESAAPARAMLVPANASLTGTSSAMLRLQFCSAQAIADGTASGALSKAKLLAPFLHADPIRLDNMTTLSLLPASGQVNTLKKEEEEILIIHPYECSECNLLFSTPEDFLQHQGEHFLGQDKESGGTGVMVGYEDSSVAREDERRTNGSEEGRKGGRVTVGRCAQATRSDGQGMTSPASPSSLQCEECNRTFTTANRLAAHIRVHEQGTHECPECDKVFKKLVSLQTHMRTHSGEARFLCVDCGHGFTTEMTLMIHRKTHTSEPLHRCPFCAKTFTNMTKFLYHRRTHKIREPVVQDSQFVLAKQSSLSIIQRAREREAAWKKDRQELPTSLVKVPSETGPVVIEGITVVSRSAELAENGLYAKLTEQTQNQLKMETCDPNHSTTGNMEKSGKQESKRKNPGPEEDLKFPCPTCKKRFSSQVRLLRHRRTAHTAERRFNCNICGKLFKKQIHLRNHLRTHTGERPFQCSVCGKTFSSLANLSRHGLTHTGVRPYRCDICHKAFSQSSNLRQHRQHLHGNAKPLPCPDCSASFIRPAKLVAHRFLHHPGSPAPYPCPHCSEGFLRKRQRDLHCLEDHPNLTAPHSISQDFQAASSQQLSTDGTEQQNTTSVLRPNLDCPICGKRLNSPANLRLHQLSHGLGPGRPRGSASTGKSHPCLVCGKLFVSASSVTLHQRVHTGERPYPCAICGKRFRQNTHLREHLRTHSGERPFRCEFCDKGFVQSMHLAEHRRTHTGERPHACAECGKTFRTVSNLRNHRKTHNRTQKQEDPEQNADAGPEANTAIFTVMDASEIDLATAVPSLCQQGMQLGQSQVFQIQTSNLTQTQGTPTIMCNEFGEPIAIIETSGDLAEAIELYHTAMEGGINMEAITVDNVQLM from the exons ATGAGTGACCAGGAGTATATAGAGCATCAGTATATGTGCAGTGAGTGCCAGCAGCTTTTTAATACGTTGGAAGAGGTGCTGGTGCACCAGCAGATCCATACTGGAGCCGAAGGGGATGAAACAGAAGTCTTGGCCAGCCATGAAGATTATGAGACTGGAGAGAGCCAGTATCAGTGTCTGGAGTGTGGAGCCATCCTCAGGAATCCAGATGAACTACTGGCACATCAGGAGCTGCACATGAGGGAGGCAGGGCAGG AGCTCTGTGAGGTCACAGAGATGGTTGGTGCCAGTGGGGAAGTGCCAATCCAGTACCAGTGTCTGGAATGCCTGGCTCTCTTCGACAGACCTGAACTTTGGATGGCACACAGGCAGTCACATAGCAGAAGCAGTACCCATAGCACCTTGAGCACTGAAACT gAATTTGTTCTTCAGCCGGATGGCTCAGTCACTCAGCTCCAGTCTCATAATGTGCAAAATCTTATTCTGGATGAGCAAAGGGCAGGCCAGATACTGACCCTAGCACAG GCTCTTCGAAATCAAGAAACTCCATCTGAGTCCGCAGCCCCTGCCAGAGCTATGCTAGTTCCGGCAAACGCTTCCTTAACAGGCACCTCCTCCGCTATGCTCCGCCTACAGTTCTGCTCCGCCCAAGCTATTGCAGATGGGACTGCCTCGGGTGCCCTTTCAAAAGCCAAACTCCTCGCCCCCTTCTTACATGCCGATCCTATCAGGTTGGACAACATGACCACTCTGAGCCTTCTTCCGGCTTCTGGTCAGGTGAACACGTTAAAGAAGGAAGAAGAGGAAATTTTAATCATCCATCCTTATGAATGTTCCGAGTGTAATCTGCTATTCAGCACACCAGAGGATTTTCTTCAACACCAGGGGGAGCACTTCTTAGGCCAGGACAAGGAGAGTGGGGGCACCGGGGTGATGGTGGGGTATGAAGACAGCTCTGTGGCTCGGGAGGACGAAAGAAGAACCAATGGATCGGAAGAGGGCCGTAAAGGGGGCAGAGTTACTGTAGGGAGGTGTGCACAAGCCACCCGCTCCGACGGTCAGGGTATGACATCTCCTGCCTCTCCCAGCAGTCTTCAGTGTGAGGAGTGCAACAGAACGTTCACCACAGCCAATCGGCTTGCGGCACACATTCGGGTGCACGAGCAAGGAACTCACGAGTGTCCGGAGTGTGATAAAGTGTTTAAGAAATTGGTGTCACTACAGACACACATGCGAACACACTCTGGTGAGGCACGTTTTCTGTGTGTGGACTGTGGACATGGTTTTACCACAGAAATGACACTTATGATACACAG gAAAACGCATACATCTGAACCGCTGCACAGATGCCCGTTTTGTGCCAAAACCTTCACTAACATGACCAAATTCTTGTACCATCGCCGAACTCACAAAATCCGTGAGCCGGTGGTGCAAGACTCTCAG TTTGTTCTGGCCAAGCAGTCATCCCTCTCCATTATCCAAAGAGCAAGAGAACGAGAGGCTGCTTGGAAGAAAGACAGACAAGAACTGCCAACGTCTCTTGTGAAAGTTCCCAGCGAAACAGGTCCTGTTGTCATTGAAGGTATTACTGTGGTCTCCCGGTCTGCGGAGCTGGCAGAGAATGGACTTTATGCTAAACTCACAGAGCAAACCCAAAATCAACTAAAGATGGAAACATGTGACCCAAACCATTCAACTACTGGCAATATGGAAAAAAGCGGGAAGCAGGAAAGTAAACGCAAGAATCCTGGTCCAGAGGAAGATCTAAAATTCCCATGTCCCACTTGTAAAAAAAGATTCTCCTCGCAGGTCCGCTTGTTGCGGCATCGCAGGACAGCTCACACCGCTGAAAGACGCTTTAATTGCAACATCTGTGGGAAACTTTTCAAGAAGCAGATCCACTTGCGGAACCACCTGCGCACTCACACGGGTGAGCGTCCGTTCCAGTGCAGCGTGTGTGGAAAGACCTTCTCCTCTCTGGCTAATCTTTCCCGCCACGGACTCACGCACACAGGAGTCCGTCCGTACAGGTGTGACATTTGCCACAAAGCCTTCAGCCAATCTTCCAATCTTCGTCAACACCGTCAGCATCTTCACGGCAATGCCAAACCCTTGCCCTGTCCGGACTGCTCGGCCTCGTTTATCCGTCCTGCTAAACTGGTAGCTCATCGTTTTCTTCACCACCCGGGGTCACCGGCACCATACCCCTGCCCGCACTGTTCTGAAGGGTTCTTGCGGAAACGCCAACGAGACCTGCATTGCCTGGAGGACCATCCCAACCTAACAGCCCCGCACAGTATCTCTCAAGATTTCCAAGCAGCATCTAGTCAGCAGTTATCGACAGACGGCACTGAGCAACAGAACACCACCTCAGTACTAAGACCCAATCTGGATTGCCCTATCTGCGGCAAGCGCCTCAACTCGCCAGCAAATCTTCGCTTgcaccagctaagccacggacTCGGGCCGGGCAGGCCACGAGGCTCCGCCTCTACTGGTAAATCCCATCCCTGTTTAGTATGTGGAAAGCTTTTCGTTTCTGCCTCAAGTGTTACACTGCATCAAAGAGTTCACACTGGCGAGCGGCCGTATCCCTGCGCCATCTGTGGCAAGCGGTTTCGTCAAAACACACACTTGCGCGAGCACCTTCGCACGCATTCTGGCGAGCGGCCGTTTCGGTGCGAGTTCTGCGACAAAGGCTTTGTGCAGAGCATGCATCTGGCAGAACATCGGCGAACGCACACTGGCGAGAGGCCGCATGCTTGTGCTGAATGCGGAAAGACTTTCAGGACAGTATCAAACCTTAGGAACCACCGTAAGACCCACAATCGCACCCAAAAGCAAGAGGACCCAGAGCAAAATGCGGATGCTGGTCCAGAAGCTAATACAGCAATCTTTACTGTCATGGATGCTTCTGAGATAGATCTTGCCACAGCAGTACCGTCGCTTTGCCAGCAGGGGATGCAGCTCGGACAGTCCCAAGTCTTTCAGATACAAACATCTAACCTGACACAG ACTCAAGGCACTCCCACTATTATGTGTAATGAGTTTGGGGAGCCAATTGCCATTATAGAGACGAGTGGAGACCTGGCAGAGGCCATTGAGCTGTACCACACCGCCATGGAGGGCGGCATCAACATGGAGGCCATTACTGTGGACAACGTGCAGTTAATGTGA